From one Thalassospira lucentensis genomic stretch:
- a CDS encoding Gfo/Idh/MocA family oxidoreductase codes for MASIGIGLIGTGFMGKAHALAFGAVRAVMGDVPDVRLELLCDTPADKAQTMADQFGFARATDDWKALISDPAVDIVSITTPNMLHFDMALAAIAAGKHVYCEKPLALTLDQARAMRDAARNAAVKTMVGYNYIKNPAFTHACKLLREGAIGDIVHFRGWVDEDYQANPELPWTWRSTIADAGLGALGDMGCHLVSMTYGLVGPIDSLIADMQTVHDTRPLADGSGRAKVENEDTATALVRFASGVQGSISTSRSAWGRKSRLAWEVHGTKGMLCFDQERMNELQLYRNEGPAAKQGFTTILTGPEHPPYGNFCPAPGHQLGFNDLKVIEAAALLRAIRDNHAAYPGFDDAFEFEKVIHAVALSAREERRVKIDDL; via the coding sequence ATGGCATCAATCGGAATTGGCCTGATCGGCACCGGTTTCATGGGCAAAGCGCATGCGCTTGCATTTGGCGCGGTGCGCGCTGTGATGGGCGATGTCCCCGATGTGCGGCTTGAACTGCTATGCGACACCCCGGCGGATAAGGCCCAAACCATGGCCGATCAGTTCGGCTTTGCGCGTGCTACTGACGACTGGAAGGCCCTGATTTCCGATCCGGCGGTCGATATCGTATCGATCACCACCCCCAATATGCTGCATTTTGACATGGCACTGGCCGCAATTGCGGCGGGCAAGCATGTCTATTGCGAAAAGCCGCTGGCCCTGACACTTGATCAGGCGCGCGCGATGCGCGATGCGGCGCGCAATGCCGCGGTCAAAACCATGGTCGGCTACAATTACATCAAAAACCCCGCCTTCACCCATGCCTGTAAATTGCTCCGCGAGGGTGCGATTGGCGATATCGTGCATTTCCGCGGCTGGGTGGACGAGGATTATCAGGCCAATCCCGAACTGCCATGGACCTGGCGCAGCACGATTGCCGATGCCGGATTGGGGGCGCTTGGCGATATGGGATGCCATCTGGTGTCAATGACCTATGGCCTTGTCGGCCCGATCGACAGCCTGATTGCCGACATGCAGACCGTTCACGATACACGCCCGCTGGCCGATGGATCAGGCCGGGCAAAGGTCGAAAACGAGGACACGGCAACCGCCCTTGTCCGCTTTGCCAGCGGTGTTCAGGGCAGCATTTCAACATCGCGTTCGGCATGGGGCCGCAAAAGCCGACTGGCGTGGGAGGTCCATGGCACCAAGGGCATGCTGTGCTTTGATCAGGAACGCATGAACGAATTGCAGCTTTACCGCAACGAAGGCCCGGCAGCAAAACAGGGCTTCACCACCATCCTGACCGGCCCGGAACATCCGCCTTATGGCAATTTCTGCCCCGCACCGGGTCATCAGCTCGGCTTTAACGACCTCAAAGTGATCGAAGCCGCCGCCCTTCTGCGCGCCATCCGCGACAATCACGCCGCCTATCCGGGCTTTGATGATGCGTTTGAATTCGAAAAAGTCATCCACGCGGTTGCCCTCTCGGCCCGCGAGGAACGGCGCGTAAAAATCGACGACCTTTAA
- a CDS encoding DUF3008 family protein, translating to MPAKSKAQQMAAGLALSVKRGEKKKSELKGAAKEMEETMSEAELEELASGKRKGKPEHKSDF from the coding sequence ATGCCTGCGAAATCCAAAGCACAGCAGATGGCGGCCGGTTTGGCGCTTTCGGTCAAACGGGGCGAGAAGAAGAAAAGCGAGCTTAAAGGTGCTGCGAAAGAGATGGAAGAAACCATGTCCGAAGCGGAGCTTGAAGAGCTGGCATCGGGCAAGCGGAAGGGCAAGCCCGAACATAAGTCGGACTTCTGA